A region from the Bactrocera dorsalis isolate Fly_Bdor chromosome 1, ASM2337382v1, whole genome shotgun sequence genome encodes:
- the LOC105225112 gene encoding glycerate kinase produces the protein MSAKLQHIQNLRHIFQRSVEAVRPAQLLSEANQYALRPQVSTDGRRLSIQIQGKTLDITRKHCHVVGFGKAVLGMAVQLEKSLVKRLVSGVLSIPQGTSERFRDVPEMQLSAGTVIDVIEGAPNNQPDEQALEAAKRIKALAAQMTENDILFVLISGGGSALLPLPRPPLTLGEKMQLVRRLANCGASIDEMNVVRIALSDIKGGRLAAAARKAFAVISFVISDVVGDPVDIIASGPTCAVISKRSTAKEILEKYDLFAGLPEHIRELVEVSEAKEPLTPALNNSVYVVGDNRVATAQAVQEALKCGYNPFIASTTIEGEVQQLVNKYTDFLQSICDFRKGNLNENDLKSRFPFDSRIFQHFLKTLLMCERTQKPLLLILAGEPTVKVTGAGLGGRNQELALRMAITSYENADFNNVIFLSAGTDGIDGPTPAAGAIGCDLVISDFLANNANTLDDVESFLQQSDSYNFYKNLKAGEYHVITGHTGTNVMDLQLLLVV, from the exons ATGTCAGCAAAATTGCAACATATACAGAATCTGCGACACATCTTCCAACGCTCGGTGGAAGCTGTGCGGCCGGCGCAATTGCTGAGTGAGGCCAACCAATATGCCTTGCGGCCACAGGTGAGCACGGATGGACGCCGCTTGAGCATACAAATACAGGGTAAAACTTTGGATATAACACGTAAACATTGTCATGTTGTTGGCTTTGGTAAAGCTGTGCTTGGCATGGCAGTACAATTGGAAAAATCGCTCGTGAAACGTCTGGTCAGTGGTGTGCTGAGCATACCGCAGGGTACAAGCGAACGATTTCGTGATGTGCCCGAAATGCAGTTGTCAGCAGGTACGGTTATTGATGTTATCGAAGGCGCACCAAACAATCAACCAGATGAGCAGGCGTTAGAGGCTGCAAAACGCATAAAAGCGCTTGCTGCGCAGATGACAGAAAACGATATACTCTTTGTATTGATATCTGGTGGTGGTTCGGCATTGTTACCATTACCGCGACCGCCGCTAACGCTGGGCGAAAAAATGCAATTGGTGCGGCGGTTAGCCAACTGTGGTGCCAGCATTGATGAGATGAATGTTGTGCGTATTGCCTTGTCCGACATCAAGGGTGGACGCTTGGCGGCGGCTGCACGCAAAGCTTTTGCAGTTATTTCGTTTGTTATCAGTGACGTCGTTGGCGATCCGGTCGATATAATAGCAAGTGGACCAACGTGTGCTGTGATATCAAAGCGTTCAACAGCAAAggaaatattggaaaagtaTGACTTATTTGCCGGTTTGCCTGAGCACATACGTGAATTAGTGGAAGTGTCGGAGGCAAAGGAACCGTTGACACCAGCGCTCAACAACTCGGTTTACGTGGTGGGCGATAATCGCGTAGCTACAGCGCAAGCTGTACAGGAGGCGCTCAAATGTGGCTACAATCCATTTATAGCCAGCACAACGATTGAGGGTGAAGTACAGCAGCTGGTTAACAAATATACAGACTTCTTGCAAAGCATTTGTGATTTTCGTAAAGGTAACTTAAATGAAAACGATTTGAAAAGCCGCTTTCCATTCGATTCACGCATCTTCcagcattttttaaaaacactGCTCATGTGTGAGCGCACACAGAAGCCACTGCTATTGATCTTGGCTGGTGAACCGACCGTTAAG GTCACCGGTGCCGGTTTGGGTGGCCGCAACCAGGAGTTGGCTCTACGCATGGCAATCACTTCTTATGAGAATGCTGACTTTAATAACGTTATCTTTCTCTCTGCCGGTACAGATGGCATTGATGGTCCAACGCCGGCGGCTGGCGCTATCGGTTGTGATTTAGTGATAAGCGATTTTTTGGCGAACAACGCTAATACTCTGGACGATGTGGAGTCTTTCTTGCAGCAGAGTGATTCGTACAACTTTTATAAAAACCTGAAAGCTGGTGAATATCATGTGATTACTGGCCACACCGGCACCAACGTGATGGATCTCCAATTGTTGCTTGTAGTTTAG